A genomic segment from Syntrophotalea acetylenivorans encodes:
- a CDS encoding transporter has translation MAVKTLKSFLFVVVALCGLSLVGNVDTARAGLIPYSFIQPHDFQLPIGKEVPAGGLDLYVSYNTYREEGKAWDGDSGTRSVFLNLNRYIHVWTVEGLDNWSFLTEGVVGLGRVLTKDDNSETGLLDTMVGGAAAYRTGNWTSVLEYFLFMPTGSDELSSNSWNHSLTYLTNYHVGAFTFDGSVGYQLKGDSKVGGTHIEQGDTFYVNTVFAYKFQDLIEPYIKVDYQTTESGKNKNTGDSISSQDELAVGIGNHFTLSDRLTLALSYEKGVSGRNTTKTNAGWARFIWVF, from the coding sequence ATGGCTGTGAAAACTTTGAAAAGCTTTCTGTTTGTAGTAGTGGCGCTGTGCGGTCTAAGTCTTGTCGGTAATGTGGACACTGCTCGTGCTGGACTGATTCCCTATAGTTTCATTCAACCTCACGATTTTCAGCTTCCGATAGGGAAGGAAGTTCCGGCTGGTGGCCTCGATTTGTATGTTTCCTATAACACCTATAGGGAAGAGGGAAAAGCTTGGGATGGTGACAGTGGTACTCGGAGCGTGTTTCTAAACCTTAACCGCTACATACACGTATGGACGGTCGAAGGATTGGATAACTGGAGCTTTCTTACCGAGGGTGTAGTTGGTCTCGGAAGGGTGCTGACTAAAGACGATAATAGCGAAACTGGGCTGCTGGATACAATGGTCGGTGGTGCCGCTGCGTATAGAACGGGTAACTGGACAAGCGTCCTTGAATACTTTCTGTTCATGCCTACCGGTAGCGATGAGCTGTCTTCGAATTCCTGGAACCACAGCCTTACCTATCTGACAAACTACCACGTAGGTGCTTTCACTTTTGACGGTTCCGTAGGTTACCAGCTTAAGGGGGACAGCAAGGTAGGCGGTACTCACATTGAGCAAGGAGACACCTTTTACGTTAATACTGTTTTTGCTTACAAGTTTCAGGACCTCATAGAGCCTTACATTAAGGTTGATTACCAGACAACCGAGTCTGGAAAGAATAAGAATACCGGCGATTCTATTTCCAGCCAGGATGAGCTTGCTGTGGGGATTGGTAACCACTTCACGTTAAGCGACAGACTGACTCTTGCGCTGTCGTATGAAAAAGGCGTTTCGGGAAGAAATACGACTAAAACAAATGCCGGTTGGGCTCGCTTTATCTGGGTTTTCTAA